CCAGCCCTTCTTCTTCCTTCTTTATATCAATGGTTGCCACCTGTGTAACTGCCTCATGAAAAATGCCGTTGATCTGGCAGACTTCCTCAAACAACTCCTCGATCTGCTCCCGCTGTGTGCCTTTCCTGCACCCGATCCCGGCCGTTATGCATCTCGGTATCAGCCACAGTGTCTGTTCAAACGGCTGGCGGTCGTAGTGCACGCCCACATAGATGCCGAGCGGCAGCGACTCCCTGTCCATATACAGCCCTTCCGGGAGCTCCCCTTCCACCGGCAGTTCACTGATAAATCCAATCGAACCCCCGCTTAAAAGTTTTGCTGAAATTTCTTTCGCAAGTGTCATATTGGAAATATACAGCCTGTTCTTCTTCGCAAAGACATCGACCGCAAAACGCTGGTTCACATCCGTCGCCGTTGTCAGTACCGGAGTCGCGCCGAGTCCCGTACTGATCTGACCGGCAAGCTCGTTGGCGCCGCCCAGATGACCGGACAGCAGCGGAATACAGAATTTCCCCTGCTCATCCAGCACGAGGACAGCCGGATCATATTTTTTGTCCTCTACCCACGGTGCGACTGCGCGCACTGCAATGCCGCTGGCACCGATAAAGACAACCGCTTCTTTCGTCTCGAACATTCTTTTTGCCCATTGCTGAAGGGGTTCTTTCACCTGCTGTGCGGAGACCTCCTTCAGGTAACGGCTCTTTGCAAATACAGAGACGTTATGCCCCTGCCTGACAAGAAGATGCGCAATCTTCTCCGCAAGTACAAATCCGTTCATCGTAAAACAGATAATTCCTGTGTCCATTTCTCTCCTACTTATTTACTGGCCTGGCGAAACTCTGTGGTAAACGCCGGATTATACAGTTCAGAGCGCTGATAATGACTGTGTGTCACCACATCCCCAATGATCATCAGTGCAGTCTTCGTGATATTCTCTTTTTTCGCAGTCTCCGCCAGTGTGCCGACCGTGCAGACAGCTGTCTTCTCATCTTCCCAGGTAGCCTTGTAAACGATCGCCGCCGGTGTATCCGCTGTATATCCGCCCTCGATCAGACGGCTGCTCAGTTCTTCCAGCATACCCGTACTCAAAAACACAACCATCGTCGCGTGATGCGACGCGAACGATTCAATGCTCTCCTTTTCCGGCACCGGTGTGCGGCCTGCCATCCTTGTGATGACGACACTCTGTGACACGTCCGGAAGCGTATATTCCAGATTCAGTGCGGAAGCCGCACCACAGAAAGAACTGACGCCGGGACAGGAATCATAGGCAATCTCTTTCTCATCCAGCACATCCATCTGCTCCCGGATCGCCCCGTAAAGACAGGGATCGCCCGTATGCAGGCGTACGGTCACAAGGTCCTTTTCCTCCGCCGCATACATGACATCGAGTACTTCCTCCAGAGTCATTTTTGCACTGTTATAAATCTCACAGCCTTCCCTGGCATAATCCAGCAGCTGTGGATTGACCAGTGAGCCTGCATAGATGATGACGTCTGCCTCTTCCAGATATTTCTTACCGCGAATTGTGATCAAATCAGGGGCACCTGAGCCCGCTCCAACAAAATGTATCATCTCTTTAGTTTTTCTCCTTTACTATGATCAGGGAATAATATCCGGCATCTTCCGGTATCTCATCTGCTCCCCTGAAAATCTTCTCATTCTCCATACCGCAGTTCTCGATCATCACCACGTTGGCATTCAGTTCCTTCAGCTGTCTTTTCACCTCATGCATCTGCTTCCCGGCTTTCATCAGAACCTTGGTCCCCGGCAGTTTCAGCGCTTCCTCAATCTGGTAAGAAGCCGGTATCACGTGAAGCGGTTCCGCCTTTTCAACCAGCCCCATATTCAGACGTGCCGCAACGGCGCAGAATGAAGTGATACCGCTCACAATCTCCACCTCATATCCCATATCCTGCACACGTGCGTGTACATACAGATAGGTGGAATAGACGGTTGTATCTCCAAGTGTCAGAAATGCAACCTGTTTCCCTGTATCCAGCAGTGCTGCAATTTTATCCGCCCCCTCCTGGTGGCTCTTCTCCAGAAGATCCGCGTCTTTCGTCATCGGCATCTCGATTGGAAGCAGCTCTTTTTCTGCCAGTTCCGGGTATGCCTGTACTACAATCTTATAAGCGATCGTCTCCTGCGGCACTCTGCCCGGCACTGCGATCACATCGCTCTCCTGAATCATTCTAAGCGCTTTCAGAGTCAGAAGTTCCGGATCTCCGGGTCCAACTCCCAAACCATACAATTTTCCTGCCATCTTTTTCTCCTTTTTGTACTTCTATCATGATGCGCTCATTCGGCGCCTATGAACATTGTCCGTTGATGATATCGATCATACTGTCTGCATTCTCCGATTTTGCAAGTGATCCATGTACATTTGAAAATATGATCGTTCCAATATCCAGATCCGTTTTTATCTGATGCTTCAGATAATACTGTATCTTTTCCATGGTAACACGCATTGTCTCATCCAGAATATCGTACTCTTTCAGAATATCCAGCGCTTCTTCCGTCGTTATCGTCTCCAGCACGCGTTTCACACAGGTAAGGTCTGCACCCGCACGCAAGGCCTGTGCCGCCATCAACTCTGCACGGCTGTCCGCGTGATGGGAATGGGTGTTCATGATGCCCCCCGATACTTTGATGAATTTTCCGATATGAGAGATAAACAGAATGCCTTTTACGCCGAGCCCCGCCGCCATCTCCAGTGTTTCACCGATATAGTTGCTGCATTTCATGCTGTATGTCAGGTCAAGGTCCATCTGCTCTTTCGAAAAAACTTCCCCGTAATTTCCCGGTGTCATCACGAGATAACGTGCCCCCGCTTCGCAGAGCATTTTCATCTCCACACGGATGCTCTCGATCAGTGCGGCTTCACTCATGGGTATGACGATACCGCTCGTTCCGAGTATGGAGATGCCTCCGACGATCCCCAGCCTCGGATTGAATGTCCGAACCGCAATCTCCTCCCCTTTCGGAACTGATATCACAATGTTCAGTCCGCCCCGGTATCCCTGCTCCCTGCACACTGCAGCTGCCTCTTTCGTGATCATGCTGCGCGGAACCCGGTTGATCGCCGCCTCACCCACCGGCTGCTGCAGTCCGGGTCTGGTCACACGCCCGACTCCGGGTCCGCCGCTGATATGTATTCCCGCATCTTCTGACCTGGTAACTTCGGCATAGACCAGTGCCCCATTCGTTGCATCCGGATCATCCCCGCCGTCTTTCCTGACAGCGCAGCTTACCCGTGCGTCTTCCATATGGATATCCTCGATCAGAAGATGCAGCAGAATCCCTTTCGGCGTCATCAGAGAAACCTCTTCCACCGTCTTCCCGGTCAGCAGCATCATAGCTGCGGCTTTCCCCGCCGCCGCCGCACAGGAACCTGTGGTATAACCAAGACGCAGTGTTTTGTTGTCCTTGACGATAACATGTTCTTCCAGTCCTGTCCTGTGACTCATCACTTCTCCTTTGTATCATCGAAAAACAACCGTTGTCTACGAAAAGACAACGGTTGTGTTGTTTCTTCATATATCTTCGGTGGCCGCAAACATATATGTTACTCTATGGCATGGGTATCTGGCTATACAGTAACGGACTTGCGCAGTAGTTTCAACTGCTTCCCCATGATCCACAAAAGTTAAGTTTTCCAAAATTCATTATAGTTGTTTTCGGGAATACTGTCAACAATTTGTCTGCAACATTTCAGAACGGTTTAGTTGTATTTCCACTCTCTGAAGAATGTATGTCCCTTATATTTGAAGGCGCCGCAGGCCTTCTCGTCCAGGTTTAATTGTTCAAACGATGCATGAGTCATAAAGAACAGACAGTCAAAGTCTTTATCCTCAAATCCGTCAACTCCCGGAACGATTCGTTTTTTGGTTACCCCGTTCTTGTAGTTATTATAAATCGTCGTCGCCTGTTTTGCAGCTTTCATGCTGGTGTAATTGTTAATCTTTCCCAGTGCCTCACTGTCATTATCGCGAATGCCTTCCAGAAGATTTGTCAGGCTGCCGTTTCTGGCCACTTCAAACTGCTGATTAGCATACACCACAAAGTTCATACTCGACGGGAACGAACTGCTCAGCATCCGGTTATAGATGGTGAGCGCAACCATGATCTGACCTTCCAGTCCCTGATTCCCCGCCTCCGTATAGAGCACAGCCGCCAAAAATTCCATTGGCGTCACCTGATCGGCGCCGTAGCCGATCTGCGGATCCAGATAGAGCTGAGGTTCCACTTTATATGTCTTGTTGTTGAGCGGATCTGTGGCGTAGACGTAATCTTTGCCGGCAATCTCCCGGTAGATGCCATCGCTGTCAAAATAATATTTTTTGCCATCGATTGTCTTGTAGCCGCCGGAGTATCTCATTCCCTTCACTCCGTACGCCCCGGTGCGTTCGAAGAAGTACTTGTTTCCGTCTATTGTACGCCAGCCGGTATACATTTTACCGATATTCCCGTCGGCGTTTCCCTTCTGGAAGTAGTAGACTCTGCCGTTCATTGTGCGCCAGCCGGTATACATCTGACCTTTTGCTCCGGTATTTCCGCCCATCTGGAAATAATAGGTATTTCCGCCCAGGGTCCGCCAGCCGGTATACATCATTCCACGGTCTCCGGCTCCTCCGCCGACCTGGAAATAGTATCTTTTACCGTTCATCAGCCTCCATCCGGTATTCAGTTTACCGATATTTCCGTCGCTGTTCCCCATCTGAAAGTAATAGACTCTGTTGTTCATGGTTCGCCAGCCGGTATACATCCGGCCCTTTTCTCCTTCTTTTCCACCCATTTGGAAATAGTAGGTGTTTTCTCCCAGGGTTCGCCAGCCGGTGTACATCATTCCACGGTCTCCGGCTCCTCCGCCGATCTGGAAATAGTAGATGTTGCCGTTCATCGTCCTGCGGCCGGTATACAGTTTTCCGATATTTCCATCACTGTTTCCCTTCTGGAAATAATAAACTCTGTTATTCATCGTCCGCCAGCCGGTGTACATCTGGCCTTTCGCCCCTGTATTTCCGCCCATCTGAAAGTAATATGTATTTTCACCGAGCGTCCGCCAGCCAGTATACATCTTTCCGCGGTCTCCAAGACCGCCTCCCATCTGAAAATAATACCTCCTGCCGTCAATTTCCTGCCAGCCGGTCTTTAGTTTGCCAACATGACCGCCCGTATTATTTTTCTGGAAATAAAAGACCCGGTTATTCAATGTCTGCCAGCCGGTCGTCACCGCGCCTTCTGCCGAGCCTGACTCCCTGAAATAATATGTACTGCCGTCAATCATCTGCCAGCCGGTCTTCATTGCGCCCCTGACGCCTGCGGCCCCTGTCTCTGTCAGATAATAGGTACCGCTTGGGATCGTGATCCAGCCCGTTTCAAGCCTGCCCCTGGAATCAAAGTAGTACCAGTATTTACCGATTTTCTCCCATCCCGGAGATGAGTAACTTCCATTAGAAAACCGATATCTGATATCCCCATTCGGTTCTGTAACCCATCCGGCTTTCACCCGTGCGGTCATTAGATCTTCCGGCTCCGTCTCCTGGCTTTCCGGCGTCACAGTGGTTTCCGGTTCTCCTGTGGCGTCAGGTTCTTCTGTCACTTCTGGTTCTTCCGTTACTTCTGGTTCTTCCGTTACTTCTGGTTCTTCAGCGGCCGGAGGCTCCTCCGTAGCATCTGGTTCCCCTGTCATTTCCGGATCTTCCGGTTCCCCCGTAACAGGTACTTCAGGTTCTTCTGCCTCCTCAGAATTCGGCATGTCCGCGCTGCCCTGTACCGGAAGCTCCCCGATGCCCTGATCTTCATTCTGTGCGCCGAATATCTGCTCGGGAACCATCAAACATGCCATGCAGCAGATCAGTACTGCCGCCAGTATTCGTTTTCCTCTTCTCGTATGATGCTGTTCCATGTCTTCCCCTTTCTACTTTACAGACCTCAACCTGTAAAATGTTTCATCATCGTCTCAATATCTTCAAACTCAAATGTATTTCATTCAGTCGTACTGCGTCAGATCCCACCGTTCTATGATATCACACAGCTTGTCTACATAATTCGGATCCGTCGCATAACCGCCTTTTTTTATTAGTTCCACAGTTTTTTTATAATTTTTATTGCCGACGA
The Ruminococcus gauvreauii genome window above contains:
- a CDS encoding cobalt-precorrin 5A hydrolase, whose product is MDTGIICFTMNGFVLAEKIAHLLVRQGHNVSVFAKSRYLKEVSAQQVKEPLQQWAKRMFETKEAVVFIGASGIAVRAVAPWVEDKKYDPAVLVLDEQGKFCIPLLSGHLGGANELAGQISTGLGATPVLTTATDVNQRFAVDVFAKKNRLYISNMTLAKEISAKLLSGGSIGFISELPVEGELPEGLYMDRESLPLGIYVGVHYDRQPFEQTLWLIPRCITAGIGCRKGTQREQIEELFEEVCQINGIFHEAVTQVATIDIKKEEEGLAAFCREMDLPLITYTARELEQTEGEFSPSDFVKSVTGVDNVCERSAVRAVTGGSLIQKKIGKNGVTVAFAMEEWRVGFE
- the cobI gene encoding precorrin-2 C(20)-methyltransferase — its product is MAGKLYGLGVGPGDPELLTLKALRMIQESDVIAVPGRVPQETIAYKIVVQAYPELAEKELLPIEMPMTKDADLLEKSHQEGADKIAALLDTGKQVAFLTLGDTTVYSTYLYVHARVQDMGYEVEIVSGITSFCAVAARLNMGLVEKAEPLHVIPASYQIEEALKLPGTKVLMKAGKQMHEVKRQLKELNANVVMIENCGMENEKIFRGADEIPEDAGYYSLIIVKEKN
- a CDS encoding cell wall hydrolase, whose amino-acid sequence is MEQHHTRRGKRILAAVLICCMACLMVPEQIFGAQNEDQGIGELPVQGSADMPNSEEAEEPEVPVTGEPEDPEMTGEPDATEEPPAAEEPEVTEEPEVTEEPEVTEEPDATGEPETTVTPESQETEPEDLMTARVKAGWVTEPNGDIRYRFSNGSYSSPGWEKIGKYWYYFDSRGRLETGWITIPSGTYYLTETGAAGVRGAMKTGWQMIDGSTYYFRESGSAEGAVTTGWQTLNNRVFYFQKNNTGGHVGKLKTGWQEIDGRRYYFQMGGGLGDRGKMYTGWRTLGENTYYFQMGGNTGAKGQMYTGWRTMNNRVYYFQKGNSDGNIGKLYTGRRTMNGNIYYFQIGGGAGDRGMMYTGWRTLGENTYYFQMGGKEGEKGRMYTGWRTMNNRVYYFQMGNSDGNIGKLNTGWRLMNGKRYYFQVGGGAGDRGMMYTGWRTLGGNTYYFQMGGNTGAKGQMYTGWRTMNGRVYYFQKGNADGNIGKMYTGWRTIDGNKYFFERTGAYGVKGMRYSGGYKTIDGKKYYFDSDGIYREIAGKDYVYATDPLNNKTYKVEPQLYLDPQIGYGADQVTPMEFLAAVLYTEAGNQGLEGQIMVALTIYNRMLSSSFPSSMNFVVYANQQFEVARNGSLTNLLEGIRDNDSEALGKINNYTSMKAAKQATTIYNNYKNGVTKKRIVPGVDGFEDKDFDCLFFMTHASFEQLNLDEKACGAFKYKGHTFFREWKYN
- the cobM gene encoding precorrin-4 C(11)-methyltransferase yields the protein MIHFVGAGSGAPDLITIRGKKYLEEADVIIYAGSLVNPQLLDYAREGCEIYNSAKMTLEEVLDVMYAAEEKDLVTVRLHTGDPCLYGAIREQMDVLDEKEIAYDSCPGVSSFCGAASALNLEYTLPDVSQSVVITRMAGRTPVPEKESIESFASHHATMVVFLSTGMLEELSSRLIEGGYTADTPAAIVYKATWEDEKTAVCTVGTLAETAKKENITKTALMIIGDVVTHSHYQRSELYNPAFTTEFRQASK
- the cbiD gene encoding cobalt-precorrin-5B (C(1))-methyltransferase CbiD, producing the protein MSHRTGLEEHVIVKDNKTLRLGYTTGSCAAAAGKAAAMMLLTGKTVEEVSLMTPKGILLHLLIEDIHMEDARVSCAVRKDGGDDPDATNGALVYAEVTRSEDAGIHISGGPGVGRVTRPGLQQPVGEAAINRVPRSMITKEAAAVCREQGYRGGLNIVISVPKGEEIAVRTFNPRLGIVGGISILGTSGIVIPMSEAALIESIRVEMKMLCEAGARYLVMTPGNYGEVFSKEQMDLDLTYSMKCSNYIGETLEMAAGLGVKGILFISHIGKFIKVSGGIMNTHSHHADSRAELMAAQALRAGADLTCVKRVLETITTEEALDILKEYDILDETMRVTMEKIQYYLKHQIKTDLDIGTIIFSNVHGSLAKSENADSMIDIINGQCS